Below is a genomic region from Ciona intestinalis unplaced genomic scaffold, KH HT001241.1, whole genome shotgun sequence.
AAAAACACCGAAGCAACATCAAGTCGCCAAAATCCATTCTCTGATTCCGGTCTTGGGACTACAGCTTTTGGATATGCTAACAGCGGTCAGTGTAACatcatatatagtatggtggggaagaaagaatatgttttgttgttttctcgtcccatttggcagcaaagaaagaatgtttacagaattgtgCAAAGTAGCCCagtgactctaaaagagcgttgttagttgttcaaacaaaacagatcggaaaatatgatatattatcccatcttaccccacatacTTTTACATAGGGATTGTATATAGCAAGAATATTAAATCGATCTGTTTATGCCGCAGTGTTAATTAAGGGTATGCTTTCTTTCCTTTTATTCAGAATAATTCGTGTGGTTTAATTTTACAGTAATAACATAAATCCTCTTTATATTTGTAACATTATCTAATACTGTACAACTTTCCCTTTCAATCAATTGTAAGAGATAAGTTTACGCTTTCCGCTTTTTGGCGGCGATTTTGTAACGAGATACCCAAGGCTTAGTAGGAACTTAGGGCTGTAATGTCGCTTTCTGTTCTATTGTACCTGGATTTATGTCAATACACTATAAGAGTGATTTGATACTATTCTGGTACGGAATTCAATCTGTTGTGACCAAAACACCGAAACTATGCCGAAACTTTAGCGAATAAATCTATTGGAGATAAAAGGACATAACCCTTCATTTTTTCGCGCTGCAGGTCCATTTTCTAGATctcttaaaaaatgtttttattataaatggaTTAGTTTTCGCAAAATGCTGATTAAACGATCACTATTTTATGAAACTACGCATGAAACAATCATATGATACTATGTATAATAAACGACTACGTACCTTCTAAACACTAAAGAATGTTTAGTATATAAACTTCtattcaataataataaatgtttggtTTCAGTAACAATGATTTCATCATGGTTTATATTGTATGCAGGACCAAGCGAAAAAACTCGTAACATTGCTACGAGAGCCGACACTCTTGGAATGAGTTCGTTTTGGGAGAGCGAGGAGGGAGGATCGAGGAGCAGATCGGTTATGACGGTCATCATCGGTACAAGAAAGTGCGCCCGCTTCCGCCACCATGTGGATGGACGGTATGATGTTTAAATGTGTTGCTTCTAACTGGTGTATATAGAATGTTAGGACTTATTGTGGGCTTGGTAAGATAGAAGATGTTTTTGTTCTACTTCTTGTCCACtcttcgtagtaaacaaaaaaaatatttacaaaggtATATAGCCGTAGCccgcgactttaaaagagcgttgttaattggtaaaaacacgaCCCCGCAGTACTACATAACCATTTTTATCCAAGCCTTTTACCATACATTTATTCTATAACAAGGGTTTTCTTGTTTCAAAATAGCGACAAAATACGAGGGCAAGAGCGCTCTACGAACAGCAGACTCTCCCACCAAACCCCACAGAGCAACCATCGTCCTTCCGAAAGTTAGAACACAACCACCAACTGAAGGAACTCCAATGTAAGAGCAGTTGTGTTATTTAGATGTAATCAACACGAATATGCAGTACTTCTTTTCTTACTATAGtgtggtgggggaagataggacacctttagcacataacatatCCTGAAACCccacaaatatattatgtttaaaatcaattgtGCTTTGTGTGGCACAGATCAACAGCTTGGTAattgttattatgtgctataaatGCAGttaccaacttaccccacactacttttttgtatagttATCGCTGTTTGTATGAGCTTTAGTCAATCTATTTTTCAATCGGCAGAACTCAAATTGACGACACGGCGACCATCAGCACATCCAACATTTACGACGATGGTGACGTCACGTATGACGTAGAtgacgatgacgtcatcgaagACGAGGAATTTGATCCCGGCGAGTTCCTCAACTTCGATGATCAGGATTCTTCTGTTGAAGAAACTGAAACGGAGATTGCTTCGATTGAAATTACTCATTCCCTCTCTCTACAACATATCAAagagaaaatgtttaaaacggTAATTTTAATAGGGTTTGCTGAGTAATGGTGTTGTTGGGtttgtatgttttgtgtttgggaaaaaaatgtttatctGTAAATCAGTATAGTTTTCCACCATGtgcatattttaatttggtgtTTTATGGAAACAAACCCAAAGCTAAccgcacataaaaaaaaactaccgGCATTTTAGTaagatgtttttatttgtcaaGGAAAGTACTCTTTAACAGAAATCCGGGATGGACAGTTTCCTCTCGTTCTTGGTCGGTACTGCTGGTGAACCTCTCGCCAAGTTCTGGCTCGATTCAGAAGCATTTAAAGACCTGTTCTCAAACTACGAGTCTAAGTAGTAAGTCTTGATCAAAATTAACGAAAATTAAGATAAAACGATTTCAGAACATAGTATGTAGGCTAGAGTTTAAAACtcttatataaacacttgtttttaatagcattttatattttttaacgaaTATTTTTAAACGGATTACTTTAGTCACTGCGTTtcctaataaaaaaatgaaaaaaaataatttaaaatgcaactCAGCAACAGCGGTTCCATGGTGCTACCAACAGGCGACGCACAAGAAGACGAAGAAGCAGTTATCCGACTCCAGCGTCACCAATTATACAGAGATGTTCTGGATCGCCACAAGTTTGTTCTCACAGagaaagcaaaacaacaaattcGTGAAGCACAggttagaaataaaaacaaacttaacaaaaaaaatcaaaatgatTTGTAAGAAATCTTTGGattgaatacattttaatcagtttttttgcgaattcattaatttaatttaagtaaGTTTAATTATACTTTTCTATTAGCCTACACAGTGTAATTTACACTATAACTATTTTTGTCATAAACATTGCTTGTATTTAAGCAGTTGTCCTGTATAAGAGGAACGTATACTGTATGGATAAACATTTGCTTAATTGGTGCAAGATTAATATACAGTTTGTTTGCAGGAAAACGACGGTCTGTGCTACCACGTGTTCACTTGCACTCAGTATGATGTACTTCGTAGATTGCGTTCGTATTGGTTGCCTCGTTACATTATACATACTACTTCAAGGAACTTGTCCGCTTTAGATGCAGGTGAAAGTTATTAGTAAACATTTCAAGAATTGTAACATATAAAGATGAAAAATACTTCAAGAAAACAAAAGATATATAGCCTATTGTGCAAAAATCGTTCATATCAACAGTGTTATGCTTGCAGACGGCTGGGAGAGTTTGAACGTGGGTAAAATCACATCTTTATCGGGTAGACTACACATTTCTGTTCTTTCTCTTCTTCCTTTCCAACATGTCCGAGCCTCTGATGACTCCGTCGTGGGAGAAGAAAAGAAAACAGAACTCACCGTCCAAACACTCGAGgtgaatattgtttattaaaattttcaaattcgACCCTCTCATACGTTAAGGTGTATAACGACTTTCGCACACATATTCGACTACCCGTTACCGCAATGTGTATATTTGCATTGTGTGCTTATACAGTGAGATATAGTTAACTTAACTTTCTGGACGTCATATAGTCCGTGACCGCCAAGAGCACCGATGTTGCGAAATCAAGACCTTCGACGTCGCAACTGCGTCTGATGTCGGCAAAATCTGCTTCTCCACACATTGTGCTGCGCGCACTCATGGCGGACTCGGAAGCAGGGTTTCCATTACGGCAGTACGCCTTGAGGTAAACAACTTAGAATTTTCTATATAGCTATAACACCACTGACCTTCGTATACAATGAGTTCGTAtacaatgtttatatacggacttt
It encodes:
- the LOC108950981 gene encoding uncharacterized protein LOC108950981 isoform X2, coding for MWMDATKYEGKSALRTADSPTKPHRATIVLPKVRTQPPTEGTPITQIDDTATISTSNIYDDGDVTYDVDDDDVIEDEEFDPGEFLNFDDQDSSVEETETEIASIEITHSLSLQHIKEKMFKTKSGMDSFLSFLVGTAGEPLAKFWLDSEAFKDLFSNYESKYNSGSMVLPTGDAQEDEEAVIRLQRHQLYRDVLDRHKFVLTEKAKQQIREAQENDGLCYHVFTCTQYDVLRRLRSYWLPRYIIHTTSRNLSALDADGWESLNVGKITSLSGRLHISVLSLLPFQHVRASDDSVVGEEKKTELTVQTLESVTAKSTDVAKSRPSTSQLRLMSAKSASPHIVLRALMADSEAGFPLRQYALR